From the genome of Primulina eburnea isolate SZY01 chromosome 12, ASM2296580v1, whole genome shotgun sequence, one region includes:
- the LOC140808206 gene encoding uncharacterized protein has translation MRGLRAEIRRDVRMSKAATYKEIVEKALLAEQDEKEIEKERQLRRQNFNQKNQASHQSFKGGYKGKGKEEHRGKTPAVQSESNRPVCPKCNKPHKGECLVGSNKCYRCGGAGHIAINCTQSSGRGRVQGRIFSLTKEGVNPDTSVISDAGKRD, from the exons ATGAGGGGCTTGAGAGCCGAGATTAGGAGGGATGTCAGAATGTCTAAGGCCGCAACGTACAAGGAGATCGTGGAGAAAGCTCTTTTAGCGGAGCAGGATGAGAAAGAGATTGAGAAGGAAAGACAATTGAGGAGGCAAAACTTCAATCAAAAGAATCAAGCTTCGCATCAAAGTTTCAAAGGGGGATACAAAGGCAAAGGGAAAGAAGAACATCGAGGTAAAACTCCTGCAGTTCAGTCTGAGTCGAATAGGCCTGTATGTCCCAAATGCAACAAGCCGCACAAGGGTGAATGTCTTGTAGGGAGCAACAAATGTTATAGATGTGGAGGTGCAGGTCACATTGCCATCAACTGCACCCAATCTTCAGGCCGAGGACGAGTCCAAGGGCGCATCTTCTCTTTGACTAAGGAGGGTGTTAATCCTGATACGTCGGTTATATCAG ATGCAGGTAAACGGGATTGA